One segment of Anser cygnoides isolate HZ-2024a breed goose chromosome 5, Taihu_goose_T2T_genome, whole genome shotgun sequence DNA contains the following:
- the CYP46A1 gene encoding cholesterol 24-hydroxylase, whose amino-acid sequence MAALGGLAAGALLLLLLLLLLLLLAAGLYCCYVGHVHAKYDHIPGAPRESFLLGHLPIVWRMLEKQELIHDLFLQWSEKYGPVIRFNAFHRVSVMILSPEGVKEFLMSPQYPKDRLVYGRIFNMFGVRFLGNGLVTDRNYEHWHKQRKVMDPAFSRTYLIGLMETFNEKAEELMEKLEEKADGKKEFSMLTMMSRVTLDVIAKVAFGMELNALSDDRTPFPHAVTMIMKGMTEMRIPFVKYMPGKQKMIKEARESLRLLRRVGKECIDQRREAIQSGKEDTLDILTQILKGDALEETRDDENILDNFVTFFVAGHETTANQLSFTVMALAQHPEIMERVQAEVDEVLGAKRDINYEDLGKLKYLSQVLKESLRLYPPVPGTVRWTEKENVIEGVRIPANTTVIFSTYIMGRMERYFEDPLTFNPERFSKDAPKPYYSYFPFSLGPRSCIGQVFAQMEAKVVMAKLLQRFEVQLVPGQSFKLLDSGTLRPLDGVMCKLKPRSLPKGFQA is encoded by the exons ATGGCGGCGCTGGGCGGGCTGGCGGccggggccctgctgctgctgctgctgctgctgctgctgctgctgctggcggccgGGCTCTACTGCTGCTACGTGGGGCACGTCCACGCCAAGTATGACCACAtccccggcgccccccgcgAGAG ctttctaCTTGGACATCTGCCAATCGTTTGGAGAATGCTGGAGAAACAGGAGCTTATACACGATCTTTTCTTGCAGTG gtCAGAGAAGTATGGACCTGTTATACGGTTTAATGCTTTTCACAGAGTCTCAGTAATGATTCTGAGTCCTGAAGGAGTGAAG GAGTTCTTGATGTCACCGCAGTACCCTAAGGATCGCCTGGTCTATGGTCGTATCTTCAACATGTTCGGTGTAAG ATTTCTAGGGAATGGCTTGGTAACTGATCGCAACTACGAGCATTGGCACAAGCAGCGGAAGGTGATGGATCCAGCTTTCAGCCGCAC cTACCTGATTGGCCTGATGgaaacttttaatgaaaaagcagaggagCTGATGGAGAAGCTagaggaaaaggcagatggaaagaaagagtTTAGCATGCTGACGATGATGAGCCGGGTGACTTTGGATGTCATTGCAAAG GTAGCCTTTGGCATGGAGTTGAACGCGCTGAGTGATGACCGGACACCGTTCCCACATGCTGTGACCATGATTATGAAGGGAATGACTGAGATGCGCATCCCCTTTGTGAAG TATAtgccaggaaaacagaaaatgataaaGGAGGCCCGGGAGAGCCTGAGGCTGCTGCGGCGTGTGGGAAAGGAGTGCATTGACCAGAGGAGGGAAGCCATCCAGAGTGGGAAGGAAGACACGTTAGATATTCTTACGCAGATACTGAAAGGAGATG CTCTGGAAGAAACTAGAGATGACGAAAACATTCTGGATAACTTTGTCACTTTCTTTGTTGCGG GTCATGAAACCACTGCCAATCAGTTGTCGTTTACAGTAATGGCCCTGGCTCAGCATCCTGAAATAATGGAAAG AGTTCAGGCCGAAGTGGATGAAGTCCTTGGTGCCAAGAGAGACATCAACTATGAGGATCTTGGCAAACTGAAGTACTTATCACAG GTTCTGAAGGAATCGCTGCGGCTATACCCGCCTGTCCCAGGGACGGTACGCtggacagagaaggaaaatgtcatCGAAGGTGTCAGGATTCCTGCAAACACGACAGTAATT TTCAGCACCTATATCATGGGGCGGATGGAAAGGTACTTTGAGGATCCACTCACTTTCAATCCAGAACGATTTAGCAAAGATGCACCAAA gCCATATTACTCCTATTTTCCATTCTCGCTGGGACCCCGCTCCTGTATCGGGCAGGTGTTTGCACAG ATGGAGGCGAAAGTGGTGATGGCAAAGTTGCTGCAGAGGTTTGAAGTCCAGCTGGTACCAGGGCAGAGTTTTAAACTCTTGGATTCTGGAACCCTTCGACCACTAGATGGAGTAATGTGTAAATTAAAGCCCAGGAGCCTTCCAAAAGGCTTCCAGGCGTGA